Proteins from one Fibrobacter sp. genomic window:
- a CDS encoding S8 family serine peptidase, with the protein MNKKTTLCVALGCATAFAATNYDLLGRSGSKMNSPMVYKDANYHKVKKNGQEEVASQQEKKALMKLPSGVVNVAAIEGAFNTRGFEFENGYPLCYYFSTHTSSGITNYGNYKTLNGNDGGSYLYASNPFFIPINVVQNYTPSGLHTDGNASNVYGWDLTEQYTNPSNAVHFSNVESNAKRWGISWFDASGYSQCQECGDVGIYMDVDAFPVRMDPTKTVKYYVYDANDHIFPNHGTEVLSSKAYSILQATTKNASIYITNTLPANPASRTPQVYVGLHNRKNSANVDHNAAEFYGAEARDLDNYIYNNRTVEVVAAGDYWIRNNNGQLNAQAHAANAITVGAIDATNGTIASYTSNKSKYCMAGLGNCANGYNVATASDKPEIFNYSHFYMGNDRKRTYTNWFTQEQVPYERTYEGTETAAAYTANMVADLLRANPFYRWHPEVVKAMMIASGDVNINQPYPSHLSPVTTKIPTYKSVVFNRFSYQANPYDQFFHESHYWVGKVSKLSTHRINKRYELRFSVQRPTNKSNFSAAIAWLSSGNDIANLGKIPQDFDLYVYENTSADVDAINVDAPVARSTTGYRAFEKVSFTSSAPYLTFRIVLFGDDDRSENNGQMVLGFDLAAAN; encoded by the coding sequence ATGAATAAGAAAACAACGTTGTGCGTGGCGCTTGGATGTGCGACTGCCTTTGCTGCGACAAATTATGACCTTCTTGGCCGTAGCGGTAGCAAGATGAATTCGCCGATGGTTTACAAGGATGCGAACTATCACAAGGTGAAAAAGAATGGACAGGAAGAGGTCGCTTCGCAGCAGGAAAAGAAGGCTCTGATGAAACTTCCTTCGGGCGTGGTTAACGTTGCTGCTATTGAGGGCGCTTTTAATACAAGGGGTTTTGAGTTTGAGAATGGGTATCCCTTGTGTTATTATTTTAGCACGCATACTTCAAGCGGAATTACCAATTATGGTAATTATAAAACGTTAAACGGTAATGATGGTGGGTCGTATCTCTATGCTTCGAATCCATTCTTTATTCCTATCAATGTAGTGCAAAATTATACACCGAGTGGCTTGCATACTGATGGCAATGCTTCTAACGTATATGGTTGGGACCTTACGGAGCAATATACCAACCCGTCTAATGCGGTGCATTTTTCGAATGTAGAAAGCAATGCCAAGAGATGGGGGATATCGTGGTTTGACGCCTCGGGCTACAGCCAGTGCCAGGAATGTGGCGATGTCGGCATTTATATGGACGTTGATGCTTTCCCTGTCCGAATGGATCCTACAAAGACAGTGAAATATTACGTATATGACGCTAATGATCACATTTTCCCCAACCATGGAACGGAAGTACTCTCGTCAAAGGCGTACAGCATTTTGCAGGCGACTACTAAAAATGCTTCGATTTACATTACGAACACTTTGCCTGCCAATCCGGCTTCCAGGACCCCGCAGGTGTATGTGGGTCTCCATAACCGGAAAAATTCCGCTAATGTAGATCATAATGCGGCGGAATTTTATGGAGCCGAAGCGAGAGACTTGGATAACTACATCTACAATAATCGAACAGTAGAAGTTGTGGCCGCCGGTGATTACTGGATTCGAAACAACAATGGTCAGCTTAATGCGCAGGCTCATGCTGCCAATGCCATTACCGTTGGCGCAATCGATGCCACCAACGGAACCATTGCTAGCTATACGTCGAATAAATCCAAATATTGTATGGCTGGCTTGGGCAATTGCGCTAATGGCTATAATGTAGCGACGGCCTCCGATAAACCGGAAATTTTCAATTACTCTCATTTCTATATGGGAAATGACCGTAAGAGGACTTATACCAATTGGTTTACGCAGGAGCAGGTCCCGTATGAGCGTACTTATGAAGGGACTGAAACTGCTGCTGCCTATACGGCGAACATGGTCGCGGATCTTCTTCGTGCGAATCCGTTCTATCGTTGGCATCCCGAAGTTGTCAAGGCTATGATGATCGCTTCTGGCGATGTCAATATAAACCAGCCGTATCCAAGCCATCTGTCTCCGGTAACGACAAAGATCCCGACTTACAAAAGCGTCGTCTTCAACCGGTTCTCTTACCAGGCGAATCCCTACGACCAGTTCTTCCATGAGTCGCACTATTGGGTTGGCAAAGTAAGTAAGCTGTCGACTCATCGCATAAATAAACGATACGAATTACGATTCTCAGTCCAACGTCCTACGAACAAGAGCAATTTCTCTGCTGCGATTGCGTGGTTGAGCAGTGGAAATGATATTGCCAATTTGGGCAAGATTCCTCAGGATTTTGACCTCTATGTTTATGAAAATACCTCTGCAGATGTGGATGCTATCAATGTGGACGCGCCCGTGGCGAGATCTACTACCGGTTACAGAGCCTTCGAGAAAGTTTCCTTCACGTCAAGCGCTCCGTATTTGACTTTCCGCATTGTGCTGTTCGGTGATGATGACAGATCTGAGAATAATGGACAGATGGTCCTCGGCTTTGATTTGGCTGCGGCTAACTAA
- the ilvB gene encoding biosynthetic-type acetolactate synthase large subunit — translation MANKTLSGAEVIIECLKREGIDTIFGYPGGSAIPMFDAILDSNIKVVLSRHEQGATHMADGYARQTGKVGVALVTSGPGATNTFTGIYTALMDSSPIVVLAAQTTTPNLGKDAFQECDTSGMTFAAVKHSYLVKNSNDLPRVMKEAFHIARSGRPGPVLIDLPKDVTAGPCTAPFTDQMDLPGYKIPTYASTESVEKAAEYLKNSKKPLLLVGHGAMISGASRQVRELAEKLNAPVCCTMLGLGTFPDDHELSLGMLGMHGTVYANKAVLDCDLILSIGSRWDDRITGKLEVFCKDAIKMHIDIDPAEEGKVLQPDVFMCGDAKLVLEQLLPMVHKLDTAEWVKTCQTWKKRFPLTYPKQGGLRMQHVIATASKLTDGKAIVTTDVGQHQMWVAQFFHINYPRQLHSSGGAGTMGFGFPAAIGAAFGNESGWPVLSFSGDGGFQMTEAELATAAIHKLPIKIFVMDNKYLGMVRQWQELFYDHRYSSVDMVGNPDFVKLAEAYGIPGLRIKRAADAERVIQKALEYNEGPILIHCECEKEDNVFPMIPAGAPLTAMITEPPKAQLEKPTGST, via the coding sequence ATGGCAAACAAGACTCTGAGCGGTGCCGAAGTGATTATCGAATGCCTCAAGCGTGAAGGCATCGACACGATTTTCGGCTATCCGGGTGGTTCCGCCATCCCGATGTTCGACGCAATTCTCGATTCCAATATTAAAGTAGTCCTCTCCCGCCACGAACAGGGTGCAACCCACATGGCCGACGGCTACGCCCGCCAGACGGGCAAGGTCGGCGTCGCCCTCGTGACGAGCGGTCCGGGCGCCACCAACACTTTCACCGGTATTTATACAGCCCTCATGGATTCGAGCCCGATCGTGGTGCTCGCCGCCCAGACGACCACCCCGAACCTCGGCAAGGATGCCTTCCAGGAATGCGACACAAGCGGCATGACCTTCGCTGCCGTCAAGCACTCTTACCTGGTGAAGAACTCCAACGACCTCCCGCGCGTGATGAAGGAAGCCTTCCACATCGCCCGCAGCGGCCGCCCGGGCCCGGTGCTTATCGACTTGCCGAAGGACGTGACTGCAGGCCCCTGCACCGCCCCGTTCACCGACCAGATGGATTTGCCAGGCTACAAGATTCCGACCTACGCCTCTACCGAAAGCGTCGAGAAGGCCGCCGAATACCTCAAGAATTCCAAGAAGCCGCTTTTGCTCGTGGGCCACGGCGCCATGATTAGCGGCGCTAGCCGCCAGGTGCGCGAACTCGCTGAAAAGCTGAACGCCCCGGTGTGCTGCACCATGCTCGGCCTCGGCACCTTCCCCGATGACCACGAACTTTCTCTCGGCATGCTCGGCATGCACGGCACCGTGTACGCCAACAAGGCTGTGCTCGACTGCGATTTGATCCTTTCTATCGGTAGCCGCTGGGACGACCGCATTACCGGTAAGCTCGAAGTGTTCTGCAAGGACGCCATCAAGATGCACATCGACATCGACCCCGCCGAAGAAGGCAAGGTGTTGCAGCCGGATGTGTTCATGTGCGGCGACGCGAAGCTCGTGCTCGAACAGCTCCTCCCGATGGTCCACAAGCTCGACACCGCCGAATGGGTCAAGACTTGCCAGACCTGGAAGAAGCGTTTCCCGCTCACCTACCCCAAGCAGGGCGGGCTCCGCATGCAGCACGTGATTGCGACTGCCAGCAAGCTCACCGACGGCAAGGCCATCGTCACGACCGACGTGGGCCAGCATCAGATGTGGGTTGCCCAGTTCTTCCATATCAATTACCCGCGCCAGCTCCACTCCAGTGGCGGCGCAGGCACGATGGGCTTTGGCTTCCCCGCCGCTATCGGTGCCGCCTTCGGTAACGAATCCGGCTGGCCGGTGCTCAGCTTCAGCGGTGACGGTGGTTTCCAGATGACGGAAGCGGAACTCGCTACCGCAGCCATCCACAAGCTCCCCATCAAGATCTTCGTGATGGACAACAAGTACCTCGGCATGGTGCGCCAGTGGCAGGAACTCTTCTATGACCACCGCTACAGTAGCGTCGACATGGTGGGTAACCCTGACTTCGTGAAGCTCGCCGAAGCCTACGGCATTCCGGGCCTGCGCATTAAGCGCGCCGCCGATGCCGAACGCGTCATCCAGAAGGCTCTCGAATACAACGAAGGCCCGATTCTCATCCACTGCGAATGCGAAAAGGAAGACAACGTGTTCCCGATGATCCCGGCCGGTGCCCCGCTCACCGCCATGATTACCGAACCGCCCAAGGCGCAGCTCGAAAAACCCACGGGATCGACGTAA
- the ilvN gene encoding acetolactate synthase small subunit — MIKDIAHSISLLVANRPGVLVRIALVFSRRGYNIDSLVVSPTLDPNFSRMNIIAHGNPEILMQIIKQLEKLVDVVQAKDHTGTDAVEKELALIKVRCTPDQRTEILQLCDHFHANTVDMTATSMIIQITGNSMKVDTLKSLLQKFEIVEYIRTGKVIMLRGEDKT; from the coding sequence ATGATTAAAGATATAGCTCATTCTATCAGTCTGTTGGTGGCTAACCGCCCGGGCGTGCTCGTGCGTATCGCCCTCGTGTTCTCCCGCCGTGGCTACAACATCGATTCGCTCGTGGTCTCCCCCACGCTCGACCCGAACTTCAGCCGCATGAACATCATCGCCCACGGCAATCCCGAAATCTTGATGCAGATCATCAAGCAGCTCGAAAAGCTCGTGGACGTGGTGCAGGCGAAGGACCATACCGGAACGGACGCCGTCGAGAAGGAACTCGCCCTCATCAAGGTGCGTTGCACTCCCGACCAGCGTACCGAAATCCTGCAGCTGTGCGACCACTTCCACGCGAATACCGTGGACATGACCGCTACTTCGATGATCATCCAGATTACCGGAAACAGCATGAAGGTCGACACGCTCAAGAGCCTCCTGCAGAAGTTCGAAATCGTCGAATACATCCGCACGGGCAAGGTCATCATGCTCCGCGGCGAAGACAAGACGTAG
- a CDS encoding S8 family serine peptidase, which produces MKKKITVCVALGCAAAFAATNYDLLGRNGSKMNSPMVYKNVDYHKVKKNEQQELASPQGKKALMRSPTGLNGPIAISGVFDTEGLAYGRDGSPYCFSLKRYYSDQSLESIDASVNAYLDMANSVFIPVNMAKNVTPANLFSGSTPISYVTHYDVSEQYDGSAFAPTSYWDVEFDNLPNSAGLKRGDISWWFDANYNQCQECGDVGLYMDIGAKPVRLDPSKTLQYALYESNPSFVPNPEREVISSKAYSILRETTKNTAIYITGQLPEGPKYKNPQVYVGLHNRKDDSGMSQEAATYYTAEARDLDNYIYANRTVDVVAAGNRRIRNNLGQLTPQGHAANAITVGAVDAANGQIASYTSNKSNYCAMGIGHCSNGQYTIEGSSKPEIFNYSEFKMPGDMKRTYNHWYSNNSHNPSPNYDGTEAAATYTANMVAGLLRVNPFYRWHPEVVKALLLNAGEININNPYYLYDFTPVTTKIPSYKSTVFNRFHHGEYFHDSRYWIGDWPRLSTHIVAMKSELRFSVKRPSNKHNFSAAIAWLSSGNDIASIGMLPQNFDLYVYDNNSSDVNNIDINNYRAISNSERNAFEKVTFWSNAQYLTFRIVLKSEHTRTENPRQAVLGFDLAAAN; this is translated from the coding sequence ATGAAAAAGAAAATAACAGTGTGCGTGGCGCTCGGATGCGCAGCAGCCTTTGCCGCGACAAACTATGACCTTCTTGGCCGTAACGGTAGCAAGATGAATTCACCGATGGTTTACAAGAATGTAGACTATCACAAGGTGAAAAAGAATGAGCAGCAGGAACTTGCGTCTCCGCAAGGGAAAAAAGCGCTGATGAGAAGCCCGACGGGCTTAAACGGGCCCATCGCCATATCGGGCGTTTTCGATACAGAAGGGCTGGCTTATGGCAGGGACGGATCGCCGTATTGTTTTTCTCTGAAAAGATATTATTCCGATCAGTCCCTTGAGTCTATAGATGCATCGGTTAATGCCTATTTGGATATGGCCAACAGCGTCTTTATCCCTGTTAATATGGCAAAAAATGTAACGCCGGCTAATTTGTTTAGTGGTTCCACCCCAATTTCTTACGTAACGCACTATGACGTTTCGGAACAATATGATGGCAGCGCATTCGCTCCCACATCTTATTGGGATGTAGAGTTTGATAATCTACCTAATTCTGCTGGACTTAAGAGAGGGGATATTAGCTGGTGGTTCGACGCCAATTATAACCAGTGTCAGGAATGTGGTGATGTCGGCCTCTATATGGATATCGGTGCGAAGCCTGTCCGGTTGGATCCCTCGAAGACGTTGCAGTATGCCCTATATGAAAGTAATCCTTCTTTTGTCCCCAATCCTGAAAGGGAAGTGATTTCTTCAAAGGCGTATAGCATATTACGTGAGACGACTAAGAATACGGCAATCTATATTACGGGTCAGTTGCCCGAAGGCCCGAAATATAAGAATCCGCAGGTGTATGTTGGCCTTCATAACCGAAAAGATGATTCCGGCATGTCCCAAGAGGCCGCGACCTACTATACTGCCGAGGCTCGGGATCTTGACAACTATATCTATGCGAATCGAACTGTAGATGTGGTGGCTGCCGGTAATCGCAGGATTCGGAACAATCTCGGCCAGCTCACTCCGCAGGGTCATGCGGCCAATGCCATTACGGTCGGGGCTGTTGATGCTGCTAATGGGCAGATTGCAAGCTATACCTCGAATAAATCGAATTATTGCGCCATGGGTATTGGCCATTGCTCCAATGGCCAGTATACAATTGAAGGATCCAGCAAGCCTGAAATTTTCAATTATTCCGAATTCAAGATGCCGGGTGATATGAAGAGAACGTATAACCACTGGTATTCGAATAATTCGCATAATCCGTCCCCGAATTATGACGGAACTGAAGCGGCGGCGACCTATACTGCAAATATGGTGGCGGGACTCCTGAGAGTTAATCCGTTCTACCGTTGGCACCCTGAGGTGGTCAAGGCGTTGTTGCTTAATGCTGGCGAAATCAATATAAATAATCCATATTATTTGTACGATTTCACTCCGGTGACGACGAAAATCCCCTCTTATAAGAGCACCGTCTTTAACCGTTTCCATCATGGAGAATATTTCCACGATTCGCGTTATTGGATTGGCGATTGGCCGAGACTGAGCACGCATATTGTCGCGATGAAATCTGAACTCAGGTTTAGCGTCAAGCGTCCTTCGAATAAGCACAATTTCTCTGCCGCAATCGCATGGTTGAGCAGCGGTAATGATATCGCCTCCATTGGAATGCTTCCGCAGAATTTTGACCTGTACGTCTATGACAATAATTCAAGCGATGTGAATAACATCGATATCAATAACTACAGGGCAATCTCCAACAGCGAAAGAAACGCCTTCGAAAAGGTGACCTTCTGGTCGAACGCACAGTATCTTACGTTCCGTATCGTACTCAAGAGCGAACATACGCGCACCGAGAATCCCAGACAGGCTGTTCTCGGTTTCGACCTGGCTGCGGCCAACTAA
- a CDS encoding S8 family serine peptidase, with amino-acid sequence MKKKITVCVALGCVAAFAATNYDLLGRNGSKMNSPMVYKNVDYHKVKKNEQQELASPQEKKALMKKSPTRLNGPAAIEGAFNTSGLQYGNGSTQYPFYLKRYYSNGITNYGYYKQLEGSSSAYLPVSNNVFIPTNIVRNYTPSGMNNDNPAMIAYGYDLDEQYFGNFQNSTSFPGLEYNLAKKGDVEWWLYSYNYNQCQECGDVGIYMDVDAFPVRLNPSKVVRYLKNESDHIFANQETEVRSSRTYSILQATTTTSTSNNAPILVTNTLPQNPASRSPQVYLGVHNRPNSPDLSSDAAKYYGAEARDLDNYIYENRTVEIVAAGDNWHSSTNAPLNAQAHAVNAITVGAVDSKSKRITDNTSYITKYCNKGMGNCLGSENYYAVEGAEKPEIYNYTNFYMDNDRKRTYSTWFMHVPYVYEPYYRGTESAATYTAGMVAGLLKANPFYRWHPEVVKAVMLNAGENNIATPYPHNHTPLTTKVPTYKSVVFNRFHNNQWNENGPFHESRYWIGDWDWMYTHDNDYQGEIRFSIKRPDNKYNFSAALAWLVSGDDIARFGIITQDFDMFVYENTSSDVDAINVDNYKANAYPIGEPYGKVAFTSSAPYFTIRIVFNFDYQWSDNYKQVVLGFDLASVN; translated from the coding sequence ATGAAAAAGAAAATAACAGTGTGCGTGGCGCTTGGATGTGTAGCAGCCTTTGCCGCGACAAATTATGACCTTCTTGGCCGTAACGGTAGCAAGATGAATTCACCGATGGTTTACAAGAATGTAGACTATCACAAGGTGAAAAAGAATGAGCAGCAGGAGCTTGCTTCTCCGCAAGAGAAAAAGGCACTGATGAAAAAAAGCCCGACGAGGTTGAATGGGCCCGCCGCTATCGAGGGGGCGTTCAATACAAGTGGACTCCAATATGGTAACGGATCAACTCAATATCCGTTTTATTTAAAAAGGTATTATTCAAATGGAATCACCAACTATGGCTACTATAAACAGCTTGAAGGTTCTAGTAGTGCGTATTTGCCGGTTTCCAACAACGTTTTTATTCCAACAAATATCGTGCGGAATTATACGCCGAGTGGCATGAATAATGATAATCCTGCTATGATTGCGTATGGTTACGACCTTGATGAACAATATTTTGGCAATTTCCAGAATTCCACCTCCTTCCCGGGATTGGAATACAATCTTGCCAAGAAGGGGGACGTTGAGTGGTGGCTTTATAGTTATAATTATAACCAGTGCCAGGAATGTGGAGATGTCGGTATCTATATGGACGTTGATGCATTCCCTGTTCGTCTGAACCCGTCTAAAGTTGTTCGCTATCTCAAAAACGAAAGTGACCATATTTTCGCGAATCAAGAAACAGAAGTGCGTTCGTCAAGGACTTATAGCATACTTCAGGCGACGACTACGACGAGTACTTCGAATAATGCCCCGATTCTTGTCACTAATACCTTGCCACAAAATCCGGCTTCCAGAAGTCCGCAGGTGTATTTGGGCGTCCATAATCGTCCGAACAGTCCCGATCTCTCCAGTGATGCGGCGAAGTATTATGGGGCCGAGGCGAGGGACTTGGATAATTACATCTACGAGAACCGTACTGTAGAAATCGTGGCTGCTGGCGATAACTGGCATTCGTCGACCAATGCTCCGCTTAATGCGCAGGCGCATGCGGTCAATGCCATTACGGTGGGAGCTGTGGATTCGAAGAGCAAGAGGATAACAGACAACACGTCGTATATTACCAAATATTGTAACAAAGGAATGGGAAATTGCCTCGGTTCTGAAAACTACTATGCCGTAGAAGGTGCCGAAAAACCTGAAATTTACAATTACACCAATTTCTATATGGATAATGATAGGAAGAGGACGTATTCTACCTGGTTCATGCACGTGCCCTATGTCTATGAACCCTATTATAGAGGGACGGAATCGGCGGCGACCTATACGGCGGGCATGGTTGCAGGACTCTTGAAGGCGAATCCTTTCTACCGCTGGCATCCCGAAGTTGTCAAGGCGGTGATGCTTAATGCTGGTGAAAACAATATCGCTACTCCGTATCCGCATAATCACACCCCGTTGACGACAAAGGTGCCGACATACAAAAGCGTCGTGTTCAACCGTTTCCACAATAATCAATGGAATGAGAATGGCCCGTTCCATGAATCGCGCTATTGGATAGGCGATTGGGATTGGATGTATACGCACGATAACGACTACCAGGGAGAAATCCGCTTTAGCATCAAGCGCCCGGACAACAAGTACAATTTTTCTGCGGCCCTTGCTTGGTTGGTTAGCGGTGATGACATTGCCCGTTTCGGGATTATCACGCAAGATTTTGATATGTTTGTGTATGAAAATACTTCTTCCGATGTGGATGCAATCAATGTCGATAACTATAAAGCAAACGCATATCCTATCGGAGAGCCTTATGGTAAGGTAGCGTTTACGTCTAGTGCGCCGTACTTTACGATTCGCATCGTGTTCAATTTTGATTACCAGTGGTCTGATAATTACAAACAGGTTGTTTTGGGCTTCGACTTGGCTTCGGTAAATTGA
- the radC gene encoding DNA repair protein RadC — protein sequence MQEHLLPREKLQTKGANALSNEELIALILGSGTRDCGVFELSRHISDYLSSVTTLPSMDSLRKIHGLGIVKATQILACLELSNRYILSAKAVSVVSPEDLLSRLASLKFEERERFVVVTLNSANYVIDVHEVTSGLVNQAPIHPREAFVPAIKDNAVSVIFAHNHPSGSTEPSEQDYAITRVLCAAGKVLQIPVIDHIIVGKGGYTSLCRESPEIFERSF from the coding sequence ATGCAGGAACATCTTCTTCCACGTGAAAAGCTACAGACCAAGGGCGCAAATGCGCTTTCCAACGAGGAACTCATCGCCCTGATTCTCGGGAGCGGAACCCGCGATTGCGGCGTGTTCGAACTTTCCCGCCACATATCTGATTACCTTTCCTCGGTAACGACGCTCCCTTCTATGGATTCCCTGCGCAAGATCCATGGCCTCGGAATCGTCAAGGCGACGCAGATTCTCGCCTGTCTCGAGCTTTCGAACCGCTATATCTTGAGCGCGAAGGCGGTTTCGGTCGTATCGCCGGAAGACCTGCTTTCACGCCTCGCGAGTCTCAAGTTCGAAGAACGCGAACGCTTTGTCGTGGTGACGCTCAATTCGGCGAATTACGTCATCGATGTTCATGAGGTGACGTCCGGGCTGGTGAACCAGGCCCCCATCCACCCGCGGGAGGCCTTCGTGCCGGCGATTAAGGACAATGCCGTTTCCGTAATCTTCGCGCACAACCATCCTTCGGGATCGACGGAGCCTAGCGAGCAGGACTATGCCATTACGCGTGTACTTTGCGCTGCGGGAAAGGTGCTCCAAATTCCGGTCATTGACCATATTATAGTGGGGAAGGGCGGCTATACCAGCCTGTGTCGCGAAAGTCCCGAGATTTTTGAGAGAAGTTTTTGA